TCGGTGGAGACCAGCGCATCGGGGTTCGCGTACCCGCGCTGCTCGATCGGCCGGCTCGCCATGGTCTGCCTCCTGGAAAAAGGGTCGGGCGGACGGGGTCCGCCCGGGAATGCCGTACATGAAAGCGCCCGGTCCGCCCCGGAGAGCGGACCGGGCGAAGCGCCGGGGTGTCAGGCCGCGCCGCCGCCCTCCGCCTCGCGCACCGCGCGCTCCGCCGCCTCGAACCCCATGCGGGAGTGCGTCCCGTCGCAGAAAGGCTTCTTGGTGGACGCCCCACAGCGGCAGAGGGAGACGCGCTTCTTCGCCGAGATGTCGTACTCGTTGCCGTCCGCGTCCACGATCCGGACGGGGCCCTCCACCCAGTAGGGGCCGTTGTTGTTGACCTTGATGGTCACGCCCGCGTCTTCCGCCATGCGCATCCTCCCGTGTGTGG
Above is a genomic segment from Longimicrobiaceae bacterium containing:
- a CDS encoding CDGSH iron-sulfur domain-containing protein — protein: MAEDAGVTIKVNNNGPYWVEGPVRIVDADGNEYDISAKKRVSLCRCGASTKKPFCDGTHSRMGFEAAERAVREAEGGGAA